The following proteins come from a genomic window of Pseudomonas sp. J452:
- the flhA gene encoding flagellar biosynthesis protein FlhA, with the protein MDRAQIIGDVRTNLSGLRHGNLGIPLMLLVMLAMVMLPIPPFLLDVLFTFSIALSIVVLLVAIYSLRPLDFAVFPTVLLAATLLRLALNVASTRVVLLHGQDGHDAAGKVIQAFGEVVIGGNYVVGAVVFAILMIINFVVVTKGAGRISEVSARFTLDAMPGKQMAIDADLNSGLIDQPEAKRRRTEVSQEADFYGSMDGASKFVRGDAIAGLLILFINLIGGIAIGMFQHDLAFGEAGRIYTLLTIGDGLVAQIPSLLLSTAAAIMVTRVSTSEDMGAQVSRQMFASPRALAVAAAIMIAMGLVPGMPHFSFISLGLIAAGAAYWIANKQRKGKEEEVKEVQRQQELLPAQRSQEVKELGWDDVTPVDMVGLEVGYRLIPLVDRAQGGQLLARIKGVRKKLSQEMGFLMPSVHIRDNLDLLPNAYRLTLMGVSVAEAEVYPERELAINPGQVFGTLNGIAAKDPAFGLEAVWIDPTQRDQAQSLGYTVVDASTVVATHLNQVLHKHAHELLGHEEVQQLLQLLAKSSPKLAEELVPGLVSLSTLLKVLQALLQEQVPVRDIRTIAEAIANVAPKSQDPAAMVAAVRVALARAIVQSVVGLEPELPVITLEPRLEQILLNSLQKAGQGSEDGILLEPGMAEKLQRSLVEAAQRQEMLGKPVILLVAGPVRAMLSRFARLAVPSMHVLAYQEIPDNKQVTIVATVGQN; encoded by the coding sequence GTGGATCGCGCGCAAATCATCGGTGACGTACGCACCAACCTGTCGGGGTTACGCCACGGCAATCTGGGCATCCCGCTGATGCTGCTGGTCATGCTTGCCATGGTCATGCTGCCGATCCCGCCGTTCCTGCTCGACGTGCTGTTTACCTTCAGTATTGCGCTGTCCATCGTGGTCCTGCTGGTGGCGATCTATTCCTTGCGCCCGCTGGATTTTGCCGTGTTCCCAACCGTGCTGCTGGCCGCGACGCTGCTGCGCCTGGCGCTCAACGTCGCCTCCACGCGGGTGGTGCTGCTGCACGGCCAGGACGGTCACGATGCCGCCGGTAAGGTGATCCAGGCCTTTGGTGAGGTGGTGATCGGCGGTAACTACGTGGTCGGTGCGGTGGTGTTCGCCATCCTCATGATCATCAACTTCGTGGTGGTCACCAAGGGTGCCGGGCGTATTTCCGAAGTGAGCGCACGCTTCACCCTGGATGCCATGCCCGGCAAGCAGATGGCCATCGACGCCGACCTCAACTCCGGCCTGATCGACCAGCCGGAAGCCAAGCGCCGGCGCACCGAGGTGTCCCAGGAAGCCGATTTCTATGGCTCGATGGACGGTGCCAGCAAGTTCGTCCGCGGCGACGCCATTGCCGGTCTGCTGATTCTGTTCATCAACCTGATCGGCGGTATCGCCATCGGCATGTTCCAGCACGACCTGGCCTTCGGCGAGGCGGGGCGCATCTACACCCTGCTGACCATCGGTGACGGCCTGGTGGCGCAGATTCCGTCGCTGCTGCTGTCCACCGCGGCGGCGATCATGGTTACCCGCGTGTCGACCTCGGAGGACATGGGCGCCCAGGTAAGCCGGCAGATGTTCGCCTCACCGCGCGCGCTGGCGGTTGCCGCGGCCATCATGATCGCCATGGGCCTGGTGCCGGGCATGCCGCATTTCTCCTTCATCAGCCTCGGCCTGATCGCTGCCGGCGCTGCCTACTGGATCGCCAACAAGCAGCGCAAGGGCAAGGAAGAAGAGGTCAAGGAAGTCCAGCGTCAGCAGGAACTGCTGCCGGCGCAGCGCTCCCAGGAAGTCAAGGAGCTAGGTTGGGATGACGTTACCCCGGTTGACATGGTCGGCCTGGAGGTAGGCTATCGCCTGATCCCGCTGGTCGATCGGGCCCAGGGTGGGCAATTGCTGGCGCGGATCAAGGGGGTGCGCAAGAAGCTCTCCCAGGAAATGGGCTTCCTGATGCCCTCGGTGCATATCCGCGACAACCTTGATCTGCTGCCCAATGCCTACCGCCTGACCCTGATGGGCGTCAGCGTGGCCGAAGCCGAGGTGTACCCGGAGCGCGAGTTGGCGATCAACCCGGGGCAGGTGTTCGGCACCCTCAATGGGATTGCCGCCAAGGACCCGGCATTCGGCCTGGAGGCGGTGTGGATCGACCCGACCCAGCGCGACCAGGCGCAATCGCTTGGCTACACGGTGGTCGACGCCAGCACCGTGGTTGCCACCCACCTTAACCAGGTGCTGCACAAGCACGCCCACGAACTGCTCGGTCATGAGGAAGTGCAGCAGCTGCTGCAGTTGCTGGCCAAGAGCTCGCCGAAGCTGGCCGAAGAGCTGGTGCCGGGCCTGGTGTCGCTGTCGACCCTGCTCAAGGTGCTGCAGGCTTTGCTGCAGGAACAGGTGCCGGTGCGCGACATCCGCACCATCGCCGAAGCCATCGCCAACGTGGCGCCAAAGAGTCAAGATCCCGCCGCGATGGTCGCCGCGGTGCGTGTCGCGCTGGCCCGCGCAATCGTGCAAAGCGTTGTGGGACTAGAGCCGGAGCTGCCTGTGATCACCCTGGAGCCCAGGTTGGAACAGATATTGCTCAATAGCCTGCAGAAGGCCGGTCAGGGCTCCGAGGATGGCATCCTCCTCGAACCTGGCATGGCTGAAAAGCTGCAACGCTCCCTGGTGGAAGCGGCGCAGCGCCAGGAAATGCTCGGCAAACCGGTGATCCTGCTGGTAGCCGGCCCGGTTCGGGCGATGCTCTCGCGGTTTGCGCGGCTCGCAGTACCCAGCATGCATGTCCTGGCTTATCAGGAAATACCGGATAACAAGCAGGTCACGATCGTTGCCACGGTCGGCCAGAACTGA
- the flhF gene encoding flagellar biosynthesis protein FlhF yields the protein MQVKRFFAADMRQAMKLVRDELGADAAIIGNRRVAGGVELTAALDYQLPAEPVRQPNAALEAELRKTQAKIANAQADLTSRAVADGRKDRQLFANESIIAPELPASLVKPQRPATPQAAPVAVRPTADQGAIDAMRFELHGLRELIEVQLGSIAWGQLQTRKPQQANLWRRLQRMGLSAEISKALLERVGKVAEPRQAWRMLLAHLAHAIKTPKVEPLEEGGVIALVGPAGMGKTTTLAKLAARYVLKYGSQSIALVSMDSFRIGAQEQLKTLGRILDVSVTLVDPGQSLVQALAPLARKRVVLIDTAGLPANDPALRMQLESLAGRGVNAKNYLVLAATSQSQVLKAAYHSYKRCGLAGCILSKLDEATSLGEVLGLAISQHLPVAYLTDGPKIPDDVQVPRSHQLVSRAVSLQTAEDPSEEAMADVFTSLYHNPARRAG from the coding sequence ATGCAAGTCAAACGCTTCTTCGCCGCCGATATGCGTCAAGCCATGAAACTGGTGCGCGATGAGCTGGGCGCCGACGCTGCCATCATCGGCAATCGTCGGGTGGCCGGCGGTGTCGAGCTGACTGCCGCGCTGGACTATCAGCTGCCGGCCGAGCCGGTGCGCCAGCCCAACGCGGCGTTGGAAGCCGAGCTGCGCAAGACCCAGGCGAAGATCGCCAATGCCCAGGCCGACCTGACCAGCCGGGCGGTTGCCGACGGACGCAAGGATCGCCAGCTGTTCGCCAACGAATCGATCATCGCCCCGGAGCTGCCGGCCTCGCTGGTCAAACCGCAGCGTCCGGCAACCCCGCAAGCTGCTCCGGTTGCCGTTCGCCCGACAGCCGACCAGGGCGCCATCGATGCCATGCGCTTCGAGCTGCATGGTCTGCGTGAACTGATCGAAGTACAGCTGGGCTCGATTGCCTGGGGCCAGTTGCAGACCCGTAAGCCGCAGCAGGCCAACCTGTGGCGTCGCTTGCAGCGCATGGGCCTGTCCGCAGAAATTTCCAAGGCGCTGCTGGAACGTGTCGGCAAAGTGGCTGAGCCGCGCCAGGCCTGGCGCATGCTGTTGGCGCACCTGGCTCACGCGATCAAGACGCCGAAAGTCGAGCCGTTGGAGGAGGGTGGGGTGATCGCCCTGGTCGGTCCGGCCGGCATGGGCAAGACCACCACCCTGGCCAAGCTGGCGGCGCGTTATGTACTCAAGTACGGCTCGCAGAGCATCGCCCTGGTGAGCATGGACAGCTTCCGCATCGGTGCCCAGGAGCAGCTGAAGACCCTCGGGCGTATCCTCGATGTTTCGGTGACTCTGGTCGATCCGGGCCAGTCGCTGGTCCAGGCCCTGGCACCGCTGGCGCGCAAGCGCGTGGTGCTGATCGATACCGCCGGCCTGCCAGCCAACGACCCGGCCCTGCGCATGCAGCTGGAAAGCCTCGCCGGGCGCGGCGTGAATGCCAAGAATTACCTGGTGTTGGCCGCCACCAGCCAGAGCCAGGTGCTCAAGGCGGCCTACCATAGTTACAAGCGCTGCGGCCTGGCCGGTTGCATCCTGAGCAAACTGGATGAAGCCACCAGCCTCGGCGAAGTTTTAGGGCTGGCTATCAGCCAGCATCTACCGGTAGCCTATCTGACTGATGGGCCGAAGATTCCGGACGATGTGCAGGTGCCGCGCAGCCACCAGTTGGTGAGCCGGGCGGTCAGCCTGCAAACCGCGGAAGATCCGAGCGAAGAGGCCATGGCCGATGTATTTACCAGTCTGTACCACAATCCGGCCAGGCGGGCGGGTTAG
- the fleN gene encoding flagellar synthesis regulator FleN, whose amino-acid sequence MGSLHPVQVIAVTGGKGGVGKTNVSVNLSLALADLGRRVMLMDADLGLANVDVLLGLTAKRTLADVISGECDLKDVLIQGPGGVRIVPAASGTQSMVQLTPMQHAGLIQAFSDISDNLDVLVIDTAAGIGDGVVSFVRAAQEVIVVVCDEPTSITDAYALIKLLNRDYGMSRFRVLANMAHSPQEGRNLFAKLTKVTDRFLDVALQYVGAVPYDESVRKAVQKQRAVYEAFPRSKCALAFKAIAQKVDTWPLPANPRGHLEFFVERLVQQPIAGTAV is encoded by the coding sequence ATGGGTAGTTTGCATCCCGTACAGGTGATTGCAGTGACCGGCGGCAAAGGTGGCGTCGGCAAGACCAACGTGTCGGTGAATCTGTCACTGGCGCTGGCCGATCTCGGTCGCCGGGTCATGCTGATGGACGCCGACCTCGGCCTGGCCAACGTCGACGTGCTGCTCGGCCTGACGGCCAAGCGCACCCTGGCCGACGTGATATCCGGCGAGTGCGACCTCAAGGACGTGCTGATCCAGGGCCCCGGCGGTGTTCGTATCGTGCCGGCGGCTTCCGGCACGCAGAGCATGGTGCAACTGACACCCATGCAGCATGCCGGCCTGATCCAGGCCTTCAGCGACATCAGCGACAACCTCGACGTGCTGGTGATCGATACCGCCGCCGGCATTGGCGATGGCGTGGTCAGCTTCGTTCGCGCGGCCCAGGAAGTGATAGTCGTGGTCTGCGATGAGCCGACTTCGATCACCGACGCCTATGCCCTGATCAAGCTGCTCAACCGTGATTACGGCATGAGTCGTTTCCGTGTTCTGGCCAATATGGCCCACAGCCCGCAGGAAGGTCGCAACCTCTTTGCTAAGCTGACTAAAGTGACTGACCGTTTCCTCGATGTGGCCCTGCAATACGTGGGCGCCGTGCCGTACGACGAGTCAGTCCGCAAGGCCGTGCAGAAGCAGCGCGCGGTCTATGAAGCTTTCCCGCGCTCGAAGTGCGCACTGGCGTTCAAGGCGATCGCCCAGAAAGTCGACACGTGGCCCTTACCGGCCAACCCGCGCGGCCATCTGGAGTTTTTCGTCGAGCGTTTGGTGCAGCAACCGATCGCGGGAACGGCGGTATGA
- the fliA gene encoding RNA polymerase sigma factor FliA yields MTAAASGLRMYNKAQAQDSQHQLIERYGPLVKRIAYHLLARLPASVQVDDLIQAGMIGLLEASKKYDGGKGASFETYAGIRIRGAMLDEVRKGDWAPRSVHRNTRMVSDAIRKIEARTGRDAKDQEVAAELQLSLEDYYGILGDTLGSRLFSFDDLMQDGEHGGMHEDTGSTQTEPLHELEDERFQSALAEAIANLPERERLVLALYYDEELNLKEIGEVLGVSESRVSQLHSQCAARLRARLGEWRAS; encoded by the coding sequence ATGACAGCAGCAGCCAGTGGACTCCGTATGTACAACAAGGCGCAGGCGCAGGATTCCCAGCACCAGCTGATTGAGCGCTACGGGCCGCTGGTCAAGCGCATTGCCTACCACCTGCTGGCGCGGCTGCCGGCCAGCGTGCAGGTGGATGATCTGATCCAGGCCGGCATGATCGGCCTGCTCGAAGCCTCGAAGAAATATGACGGAGGCAAGGGCGCCAGTTTCGAAACCTACGCCGGTATCCGCATCCGTGGCGCCATGCTCGATGAGGTGCGCAAGGGTGACTGGGCGCCGCGCTCGGTACACCGCAACACCCGCATGGTCAGCGACGCCATCAGAAAGATTGAGGCCCGCACGGGTCGAGACGCTAAAGATCAAGAGGTTGCGGCCGAACTCCAATTGAGTCTCGAGGATTACTACGGCATTCTTGGCGACACTTTGGGCAGCCGCCTGTTCAGCTTCGACGACCTGATGCAGGACGGTGAACATGGCGGCATGCATGAAGACACCGGGAGCACCCAGACCGAACCTCTGCATGAACTGGAAGACGAGCGCTTCCAGTCGGCGCTGGCTGAAGCCATCGCCAACCTGCCAGAGCGCGAACGCCTGGTTTTGGCGCTGTACTACGACGAAGAACTGAATCTCAAGGAAATCGGTGAGGTCCTGGGAGTCAGTGAGTCCCGTGTCAGCCAGCTGCACAGCCAGTGCGCCGCACGTTTGCGTGCGCGTCTGGGTGAGTGGCGGGCCAGCTGA
- a CDS encoding chemotaxis response regulator CheY, which produces MKILIVDDFSTMRRIIKNLLRDLGFTNTAEADDGVTALPMLQSGSFDFLVTDWNMPGMTGIDLLRAVRADDRLKTLPVLMVTAEAKRDQIIEAAQAGVNGYVVKPFTAQVLKEKIEKIFERVNG; this is translated from the coding sequence ATGAAAATCCTCATCGTTGATGACTTCTCGACGATGCGACGGATCATCAAGAACCTCTTGCGTGATTTGGGATTTACCAATACCGCCGAGGCGGATGACGGTGTGACCGCATTGCCGATGCTGCAGAGTGGCAGCTTCGACTTTCTGGTGACCGACTGGAACATGCCCGGTATGACCGGCATCGACCTGTTGCGCGCGGTGCGTGCCGACGATCGCCTGAAAACCCTGCCGGTGCTGATGGTGACGGCCGAGGCCAAGCGTGACCAGATCATCGAGGCCGCGCAGGCTGGGGTGAATGGCTACGTGGTCAAGCCGTTCACGGCTCAGGTGCTGAAGGAGAAGATCGAAAAGATCTTCGAGCGGGTTAATGGCTGA
- a CDS encoding protein phosphatase CheZ: MAHDDSLGELESTLKLHATQLVDSLEKGRFGEAVQLIHELNQTRDRGLYQEVGRLTRELHNAIVNFQIDPGNPHAQEISQISDATERLSYVVQMTEKAANRTMDLVEQSAPLVNDLGDEAQSLSADWGKFMRRELGAEAFRELAKRIELFLAHSERDSHKLSGYLNDILLAQDYQDLTGQVIKRVTQLVTEVEGNLLKLVLMASHVDRFAGIQHDHEALRAEQEQQKEPSRGEGPQIHADKREDVASNQDDVDDLLSSLGF; the protein is encoded by the coding sequence ATGGCACACGATGACTCCCTGGGCGAGCTTGAATCGACCCTGAAGCTGCATGCAACGCAACTCGTCGACAGCCTGGAAAAAGGCCGTTTTGGCGAAGCCGTACAACTGATTCACGAACTCAACCAGACCCGCGACCGCGGTCTGTACCAGGAAGTTGGCCGGCTGACGCGCGAGTTGCACAACGCCATCGTCAATTTCCAGATTGATCCCGGTAATCCCCACGCCCAGGAAATCTCGCAGATCAGCGACGCTACCGAGCGTCTGTCCTACGTGGTGCAGATGACCGAGAAAGCGGCCAATCGCACCATGGACCTGGTCGAACAGAGCGCGCCGCTGGTCAATGATCTGGGTGACGAGGCGCAGAGCCTCAGCGCCGACTGGGGCAAGTTCATGCGCCGCGAGCTGGGCGCCGAGGCCTTCCGTGAGCTGGCCAAACGTATCGAACTGTTCCTCGCCCACAGCGAGCGCGACAGTCATAAGCTCTCCGGTTACCTGAACGACATTTTGCTGGCGCAGGACTATCAGGACCTGACCGGCCAGGTGATCAAGCGCGTGACGCAACTGGTCACCGAGGTTGAAGGAAATCTGCTGAAGCTGGTGTTGATGGCCAGCCATGTCGATCGGTTTGCTGGTATCCAGCATGACCACGAGGCGCTACGCGCCGAGCAAGAACAACAAAAAGAGCCTTCCCGGGGTGAAGGTCCGCAGATTCATGCCGATAAGCGTGAGGACGTCGCATCCAATCAGGACGATGTCGATGATCTGCTGTCCAGCCTGGGATTTTAA
- a CDS encoding chemotaxis protein CheA, producing the protein MSFDADEEILQDFLVEAGEILELLSEQLVELESRPDDTDLLNAIFRGFHTVKGGAGFLQLNELVECCHIAENVFDILRKGERRVTAELMDVVLQALDAVNEMFSQVRERSAVTPASPELLAALARLADPESADEVAEPEAELEAEEAPAEVASGDITDSEFEQLLEAISEPDEQGAAPAAASGDEITDDEFESLLDQLHGKGKFAEPVVAAPTAAAAAPAKAGDEITDDEFEALLDQLHGKGKFVAAEEEPAPVVAKAPASAAAGDDITDDEFEALLDQLHGKGKFDETAVLPAAAPVAAVKAAPPAKPAVAKPAAKPAAKAEPVKAAAPPPPAAAADKAPAAASEAETTVRVDTARLDEIMNMVGELVLVRNRLVRLGLNSGDEAMSKAVSNLDVVTADLQTSVMKTRMQPIKKVFGRFPRLVRDLARQLKKEINLELVGEETDLDKNLVEALADPLVHLVRNAVDHGIEMPEEREASGKARGGRVVLSAEQEGDHILLSISDDGKGMDPEILRAKAVEKGLMDKDAADRLSETECFNLIFAPGFSTKTEISDVSGRGVGMDVVKTKISQLNGIINVHSVKDQGSKIIIKVPLTLAIMPTLMVMLGNQAFAFPLVNVNEIFHLDLSRTNVVDGQEVVIVRDKALPLFYLKRWLVRGASYEEQREGHVVILTVGSQRIGFVVDQLVGQEEVVIKPLGKMLQGTPGMSGATITGDGRIALILDVPSMLKRYARRI; encoded by the coding sequence ATGAGCTTCGACGCCGATGAAGAAATCCTCCAGGACTTCCTGGTAGAGGCCGGCGAAATTCTTGAGTTGCTGTCCGAACAACTGGTCGAGCTGGAAAGTCGACCGGATGATACGGACCTGCTCAATGCTATTTTCCGCGGTTTTCACACGGTCAAAGGGGGCGCGGGTTTCCTCCAGCTGAACGAGCTGGTGGAGTGCTGCCATATCGCGGAAAACGTCTTCGACATCCTGCGCAAGGGTGAACGGCGAGTCACTGCCGAGCTGATGGACGTGGTGCTGCAGGCTCTGGATGCGGTCAACGAGATGTTCAGCCAGGTGCGCGAGCGTTCAGCTGTCACTCCGGCTTCGCCCGAGTTGCTGGCGGCGCTGGCGCGCTTGGCCGACCCGGAAAGCGCGGATGAAGTGGCCGAGCCCGAAGCGGAACTGGAAGCCGAAGAGGCGCCCGCCGAGGTTGCCTCCGGTGACATCACCGATAGCGAGTTCGAGCAGTTGCTCGAAGCGATCAGTGAGCCGGATGAGCAGGGCGCGGCTCCCGCGGCAGCTTCCGGTGATGAAATCACCGATGACGAATTCGAATCGTTGCTCGATCAGCTACACGGCAAGGGCAAGTTCGCCGAGCCAGTCGTAGCTGCGCCAACTGCGGCCGCGGCTGCCCCGGCCAAGGCCGGTGACGAGATCACCGATGACGAGTTCGAGGCGCTGCTTGACCAGTTGCATGGCAAGGGCAAGTTTGTAGCCGCTGAGGAAGAGCCGGCTCCCGTTGTTGCTAAAGCGCCGGCTAGCGCGGCAGCGGGCGACGACATCACCGATGACGAGTTCGAAGCACTGCTCGATCAGTTGCACGGCAAAGGCAAGTTCGACGAAACCGCCGTGCTGCCGGCTGCCGCTCCTGTAGCGGCGGTGAAAGCCGCTCCGCCGGCCAAACCTGCTGTCGCCAAGCCGGCCGCCAAACCTGCGGCTAAGGCCGAGCCGGTCAAGGCTGCCGCGCCACCACCTCCAGCCGCAGCAGCAGACAAAGCTCCAGCAGCAGCCAGCGAAGCCGAGACCACGGTACGGGTGGATACCGCGCGCCTGGACGAGATCATGAACATGGTCGGTGAGCTGGTGCTGGTGCGTAACCGTCTGGTGCGCCTGGGCCTGAACAGCGGCGACGAAGCCATGTCCAAGGCCGTTTCCAACCTCGATGTGGTGACTGCGGATCTGCAGACCTCGGTCATGAAGACCCGCATGCAGCCGATCAAGAAGGTCTTCGGCCGTTTCCCGCGGCTGGTTCGCGATCTGGCGCGCCAACTGAAGAAAGAGATCAACCTGGAACTGGTCGGTGAAGAAACCGACCTCGACAAGAACCTGGTCGAGGCGCTGGCCGATCCACTGGTGCACTTGGTACGCAACGCAGTCGACCACGGTATCGAAATGCCGGAAGAGCGCGAGGCCTCGGGCAAGGCACGTGGTGGTCGAGTGGTGCTGTCGGCCGAGCAGGAGGGCGACCACATCCTGCTGTCGATCTCCGACGACGGCAAAGGCATGGATCCGGAAATCCTGCGTGCCAAGGCCGTGGAAAAGGGCCTGATGGACAAGGATGCGGCCGATCGCCTGAGCGAGACCGAGTGCTTCAATCTGATCTTCGCCCCGGGCTTCTCGACCAAAACCGAGATTTCCGACGTGTCCGGGCGTGGCGTTGGCATGGACGTGGTGAAAACCAAGATTTCCCAGCTCAACGGCATCATCAACGTGCACTCGGTCAAGGACCAGGGTTCGAAGATCATCATCAAGGTGCCGCTGACCCTGGCGATCATGCCGACCCTGATGGTCATGCTCGGCAATCAGGCTTTTGCCTTCCCGCTGGTCAACGTCAACGAGATCTTCCACCTCGACCTGTCACGCACCAACGTGGTGGACGGTCAGGAAGTGGTGATCGTGCGCGACAAGGCGTTGCCGCTGTTCTATCTCAAGCGCTGGCTGGTGCGTGGCGCCAGCTACGAAGAGCAGCGTGAAGGTCATGTGGTGATTCTTACCGTTGGCAGCCAGCGCATCGGCTTCGTGGTCGATCAACTGGTCGGTCAGGAGGAAGTGGTGATCAAACCACTGGGCAAGATGTTGCAGGGCACTCCGGGCATGTCCGGCGCGACCATTACCGGCGACGGGCGCATAGCCCTGATCCTCGACGTGCCGAGTATGCTCAAGCGCTACGCACGTCGCATCTGA
- a CDS encoding chemotaxis response regulator protein-glutamate methylesterase, with translation MAVKVLVVDDSGFFRRRVSEILSADPNIQVVGTATNGREAIDQALALKPDVITMDYEMPMMDGITAVRNIMQRCPTPVLMFSSLTHEGARVTLDALDAGAVDFLPKNFEDISRNPEKVKALLCEKVHSIARSNRRNSGYSSAPAAAPVTPAATARSAAPAAAPAARVATAAAGTTASAGGSSPAPKRKSYKLVAIGTSTGGPVALQRVLTQLPANFPSPIVLIQHMPAAFTKAFAERLDKLCRISVKEAEDGDVLRPGLALLAPGGKQMMVDPRGTVRILPGDERLNYKPCVDITFGSAAKSYNDKVLAVVLTGMGADGREGARLLKQSGSQVWAQDEASCVIYGMPMAIVKADLADAVYGLEDIGRHLAEACI, from the coding sequence ATGGCTGTCAAGGTCCTGGTGGTGGACGATTCCGGCTTCTTCCGTCGCCGGGTATCGGAAATTCTCTCCGCCGACCCGAATATCCAGGTGGTCGGTACCGCGACCAATGGCCGCGAGGCGATCGATCAGGCGCTGGCATTGAAGCCGGACGTGATCACCATGGACTACGAGATGCCGATGATGGACGGCATCACGGCGGTACGGAACATCATGCAGCGCTGCCCGACGCCGGTATTGATGTTCTCCTCGCTGACCCACGAAGGCGCCCGGGTCACCCTGGATGCGCTGGATGCCGGCGCGGTGGATTTTCTGCCGAAGAACTTCGAAGACATCTCGCGTAACCCGGAGAAGGTTAAGGCGCTGCTGTGTGAGAAGGTTCATTCGATTGCCCGCAGTAACCGCCGTAATAGCGGCTACAGTTCGGCGCCCGCAGCGGCTCCGGTTACGCCTGCCGCGACCGCCCGAAGTGCCGCGCCCGCAGCAGCTCCGGCTGCACGGGTGGCGACTGCAGCGGCCGGCACCACGGCGTCTGCCGGGGGAAGCTCGCCCGCCCCAAAGCGTAAATCCTACAAGCTGGTGGCCATCGGTACGTCTACCGGTGGCCCGGTGGCCCTGCAGCGGGTGTTGACTCAGCTGCCGGCCAATTTTCCGTCGCCCATTGTGCTGATCCAGCACATGCCGGCTGCTTTCACCAAGGCATTCGCCGAACGGCTGGACAAGCTGTGCCGGATTTCCGTCAAGGAAGCCGAGGATGGTGACGTGCTGCGCCCCGGTCTGGCTCTGCTGGCGCCCGGTGGCAAGCAGATGATGGTCGATCCGCGCGGCACTGTGCGCATCCTGCCGGGCGATGAGCGTCTGAACTACAAACCCTGTGTCGACATTACCTTCGGCTCGGCCGCCAAGTCGTACAACGACAAGGTGCTGGCCGTGGTTCTTACCGGCATGGGTGCCGATGGCCGCGAAGGTGCTCGTCTGCTCAAGCAGAGTGGCAGCCAGGTGTGGGCACAGGACGAGGCCAGCTGTGTGATCTATGGCATGCCGATGGCCATCGTCAAAGCTGACCTGGCGGATGCGGTATACGGTCTCGAAGATATTGGCCGGCATCTGGCTGAGGCCTGTATCTGA
- the motD gene encoding flagellar motor protein MotD, whose product MARRRNHEEHENHERWLVSYADFITLLFAFFVVMYSISSINEGKYKVLSQSLVGVFSEPERAIKPIPIGEEKPRTTEPDHTMVEDNPNSSSPQAKDPLQEIASNVREAFGDLINAEQLTVRGNELWIEIELNSSLLFPSGDAVPNELAFTLIDKVAKILAPYENPIHVEGFTDNLPISTAEYPSNWELSTARAASIVRMLAMDGVDPGRLAAVGYGEFQPVADNATADGRARNRRVVLVISRNLEVRRSISGTGSANAKPDAALQRAGTQPAPVTPLAVPAGDSANIPTPAP is encoded by the coding sequence ATGGCCCGGCGACGCAACCACGAAGAACATGAGAATCACGAGCGCTGGCTGGTGTCCTACGCGGACTTCATCACCCTGCTGTTCGCCTTCTTTGTGGTGATGTACTCGATTTCTTCGATTAACGAAGGTAAGTACAAGGTGCTTTCGCAGAGCCTGGTCGGGGTGTTCAGCGAGCCGGAACGGGCGATCAAGCCAATTCCCATCGGCGAAGAGAAACCGCGCACCACGGAGCCCGATCACACGATGGTCGAGGACAACCCGAACAGTTCATCGCCGCAGGCGAAAGATCCGCTGCAAGAGATTGCCAGCAACGTGCGTGAAGCCTTCGGTGACCTGATCAATGCCGAGCAGCTGACCGTGCGCGGCAACGAGCTATGGATCGAGATCGAGCTGAACTCCAGCCTGCTGTTCCCTAGCGGCGATGCGGTGCCGAACGAGCTGGCCTTCACCTTGATCGACAAGGTGGCGAAGATCCTCGCGCCTTACGAGAACCCGATCCATGTCGAAGGCTTTACCGACAATCTGCCGATCAGTACGGCTGAGTACCCCAGCAACTGGGAACTGTCGACAGCGCGTGCGGCCAGCATCGTGCGCATGCTGGCGATGGATGGGGTTGATCCGGGGCGCCTGGCTGCGGTGGGGTATGGGGAATTCCAGCCGGTGGCGGACAACGCCACCGCGGACGGGCGCGCGCGTAACCGCCGTGTGGTGCTGGTGATCTCGCGTAATCTGGAGGTAAGGCGCAGTATCAGTGGAACAGGCAGTGCCAATGCCAAGCCCGATGCGGCGCTGCAACGGGCTGGCACGCAACCTGCACCGGTGACACCGCTAGCGGTCCCTGCTGGGGATTCCGCCAATATTCCGACGCCTGCGCCATGA